From the Paraflavitalea soli genome, the window AAACTGAGCCCTTCTTCACGATGCAGGCGGATCAGTTCTTTGTATACGCGCTTAGGGGTGGAACCGGTAGCGAGGCCCAATACCGCCCGCTCTCCTTTGGCTTGCTTATCACGAATGAGTTGTGCTATTTCATAAGCTGCCTGTAAAGAAGCGGCAGCGGGAGAAGCATATTGTTCTACGGGGATCTTTTCAAAACTGATATGCCTGCTTTTGGCTGTTGTAGTGGTAACCATAATAATGATGATTTTGGGGATTGACATGCAGCGGCCTGTCAAAGGGGATTTCGACAATCTCCCTTAGAACAGGGTGAGCCGCCCTTCAGAGGGCGACCCACGCTTTGACAAGCATATGCTGCTAATTCTTTTCTTAGCTAAACAAGGTGGATGAGTTAACCCAGGTTTACACCAGTCCGATATATTCTTTATACCGGTTGTACAAATGTCCCGCCTGCAAATAAGCTGACTGGGGACTCATGAAATGAGAAAACTCAAATGTGATGGCTTTATCGTAACCCGCCCGTTTCGCTGCTTCCAGCTTGAGGCGTAATTTCTCAAACTTAATAGGTAGAAACTTGATGGGCATATCCCTGTCGAAGCTTTCGGCATTGGTCCAGCATTGCAGGCCAAACTGATGGGCCATCTTTTTATTGACGGCAAAAAAATCATCCAGTTCATGGTAATCAATATGACCATCCTGGAAAGCCACGGCATCCACGGCGCCCTGTATACCGGCGAATATTTCACTCCACTCCTGCTCATGCTCTTTCAGGGAGACAGCCTCCTCTTTGGTTAAGGTAGAAGTAACAGCCATCACGGCTTTCTTTCCGTCGATCCAGGGCGATATCAGGGTGGGCAATCCATTGCTTACCTGTTTGCATTGCAGCCCCAATGTCCTGAAAGCTTCGGTAGCGCCTTTCGTCTTGCGACTTATCTCCATGCTGAGGTACCAGCCACTGAAACTTTTATGATGGCCATATTGTCTCCATACTTCATCGATCACAAAACGGTTGCTGTCAATTTCATGCTGCATAAGACCGGTATCCCAGTATTTGCCGCTGTCATACAGGCCGAAATAGAATTGCATATCCAATTCATCGGCCAATTGGAGGAACAACTCCACCAGATCGACAGGAGGTTTATAACAATTGTGTTCT encodes:
- a CDS encoding DUF4434 domain-containing protein, producing the protein MKITGTFLDEISHDIPHQNWGVKEWRKDFEHMKAIGIDTVILIRSGYRKFITYPSEYLIKEHNCYKPPVDLVELFLQLADELDMQFYFGLYDSGKYWDTGLMQHEIDSNRFVIDEVWRQYGHHKSFSGWYLSMEISRKTKGATEAFRTLGLQCKQVSNGLPTLISPWIDGKKAVMAVTSTLTKEEAVSLKEHEQEWSEIFAGIQGAVDAVAFQDGHIDYHELDDFFAVNKKMAHQFGLQCWTNAESFDRDMPIKFLPIKFEKLRLKLEAAKRAGYDKAITFEFSHFMSPQSAYLQAGHLYNRYKEYIGLV